One Glycine max cultivar Williams 82 chromosome 4, Glycine_max_v4.0, whole genome shotgun sequence DNA segment encodes these proteins:
- the AP2-6 gene encoding AP2 domain-containing transcription factor 6 — MVKLEHKIKTEPSSKEMRLSSLSSSASTSSDCKKKKYKGVRMRSWGSWVSEIRAPNQKTRIWLGSYSTPEAAARAYDAALLCLKGSSANLNFPLSSSQQYIPGEAVMSPKSIQRVAAAAANSFIDNANTPPSPPPASNPSSLASSPSLVSSPSDQIDDNASLISSFEAYTSCDQANQPMTMNVMEPWYTFADGLQSPKYVDQMLSGAFFDFDSSHLFDDLYEESDIRLWSFC; from the coding sequence ATGGTTAAGTTAGAGCACAAGATCAAAACAGAACCATCATCAAAGGAAATGCGGTTATCTTCACTCTCATCATCAGCATCAACATCATCAGAttgcaagaagaagaagtacAAGGGAGTGAGAATGAGGAGCTGGGGATCATGGGTGTCTGAGATTAGAGCACCAAACCAGAAAACAAGAATATGGTTAGGCTCTTATTCAACCCCGGAGGCTGCAGCTAGAGCCTATGATGCTGCACTTCTATGCCTTAAAGGATCCTCAGCAAATCTCAATTTCCCTTTAAGCTCTTCACAACAATACATTCCAGGAGAGGCTGTCATGTCCCCCAAATCAATCCAAAGAGTTGCTGCGGCCGCTGCAAATAGTTTCATTGACAATGCCAACACTCCCCCTTCCCCACCTCCTGCTTCTAACCCATCATCATTGGCCTCATCCCCCTCATTGGTCTCTTCTCCCTCGGATCAAATCGACGACAACGCATCGCTGATATCGTCTTTCGAAGCCTACACTAGTTGTGACCAAGCAAATCAACCAATGACTATGAATGTGATGGAACCTTGGTACACCTTTGCTGATGGTCTTCAATCCCCTAAGTATGTTGATCAGATGCTAAGTGGTGCTTTCTTCGATTTCGATTCGTCTCATCTGTTTGATGATCTATACGAAGAAAGTGACATTCGTTTGTGGAGCTTCtgctga
- the LOC100813076 gene encoding uncharacterized protein, with product MVVGSALGAFAVARPSSPLFLLRGQTAFKFRPLSSSSFGAAPSRKLVLYSKPGCCLCDGLKEKLQAAFLLLGTDSLHGVDLQIRDITTNPEWENAYQYEIPVLAKVLSDGTEVALPRLSPRLGVELLQKKIAAALSQQ from the exons ATGGTGGTCGGAAGTGCTTTGGGAGCGTTTGCAGTGGCAAGGCCTTCCTCGCCACTTTTTTTGTTAAGAGGACAAACGGCTTTCAAATTCAGACCCctctcatcttcttcttttggTGCTGCACCTTCTAGAAAGCTCGTCCTCTACTCCAAACCCGGTTGCTGTTTGTGCGATGGCCTCAAAGAGAAGCTTCAAGCTGCATTCTTACTCTTGGGCACTGATTCACTTCACGGCGTTGATTTGCAG ATAAGGGATATAACTACCAATCCTGAGTGGGAAAACGCTTACCAATATGAGATACCTGTGTTGGCTAAAGTGCTTTCCGATGGCACCGAG GTGGCTTTACCGCGATTGTCCCCACGTCTAGGAGTGGAGCTCCTCCAGAAAAAGATAGCTGCTGCTCTGAGTCAACAATAA
- the LOC100500676 gene encoding Transmembrane emp24 domain-containing protein p24delta3-like precursor, with translation MAKDINLSSRTPLLLLLCFTTLTEAVWLTIPSKGTKCMSEEIQTHVVVLADYYVVADDVQGHQLQTISAKVTSPYGNNLHQNENVTHGQFAFTTTESGNYVACFWVNNKHQEGGGETTISLEWKTGIHAKDWDSVARKEKIEGVELELRKLEGAVEAIRDNLIYLKNREAEMREVSETTNARVAWFSIFSLGICILVSGLQLWFLKRFFRKKKLI, from the exons ATGGCGAAGGACATCAACCTCAGCTCTCGAACCCCTCTGCTCTTGCTGTTATGTTTCACCACTCTCACCGAGGCTGTATGGTTAACCATCCCCAGCAAGGGAACCAAGTGCATGTCCGAGGAAATCCAGACACACGTTGTCGTTTTAGCAGATTACTATGTTGTAGCCGATGATGTCCAGGGTCACCAACTTCAAACTATTTCCGCCAAG GTGACATCCCCTTATGGAAATAATCTTCACCAGAATGAAAATGTTACCCACGGTCAGTTTGCATTTACAACTACCGAGTCTGGGAACTACGTGGCATGCTTTTGGGTGAATAACAAACATCAAGAAGGTGGAGGAGAGACCACAATCAGCCTTGAATGGAAAACTGGAATCCATGCCAAAGATTGGGACTCCgttgcaagaaaagaaaagatagag GGTGTTGAACTTGAGCTAAGGAAACTTGAAGGGGCTGTGGAAGCCATCCGGGACAATCTAATTTATTTGAAGAATAG GGAAGCAGAGATGAGGGAAGTTAGTGAAACAACGAATGCTAGAGTCGCTTGGTTCAGTATCTTTTCTCTTGGCATCTGCATTTTGGTTTCAGGGTTGCAACTGTGGTTTCTGAAACGATTCTTTCGGAAGAAGAAGCTCATATAG